The Planctomycetaceae bacterium genome contains the following window.
TTGCAGTGATGAATCAGAAGGGCGGCGTGGGCAAGACCACCACCAGTGTGAATCTTGCGGCCGCGCTGGCTCGCCGCGGGTCGAAGGTCTGTGTGATCGACCTGGATCCTCAGGGGCACGCGTCGTTTCACCTCGGACTGGAACCAACCGGCGATACTCTGACGGTGTACGAAGTGTTTTCGGAACAGGCGACGATCGACGACGCTCGCCAGTTGGTTGCCGAGAACCTGTCCATTGTTCCGTCAACCATCGATCTGGCGGCGGTTGAAGTGGAACTGGCCAACGTGCAGGGACGCGAATTCGTCCTTCGAAACGCAATGCGGCACTGGAAGGAACAGCAGAGATTCGATTACGTGATCATGGACTGCCCGCCGTCGCTGGGAGTATTGACGATCAATGCACTGTCGGCGGTCAGTGAGGTTCTGATACCGCTGCAGCCTCACTTCTTTGCGCTGCAGGGTTTGTCAAAGCTGTTTGAAACGACGGCGCTGGTGACGCGACGACTGAACCGCGAACTTCGTGTCACGGGAGTCGCGCTGTGTCTCTACGAATCGGGAACGCGGCTGGCGGCTGACGTCACCGAAGACCTGAAGATGTTTCTTACATCCAGCGATCCGGAAACTCCGTGGGCGAACGCTCAGATCTTTCGCAGTCGCGTCCGCCGCAACATCAAGCTTGCGGAAGCTCCCAGTTTCGGGCAGTCGATCTTCGACTATGCCCCCAAATGCTCCGGAGCCCAGGATTACGGTGCGTTGGCAGACGAAGTGCTGGCGATGGTCGCAAGCCATCCGAAGCCCGCCGCTGTTCAACGGCAACAGGAAGCGGCATAAGTCCGGCAGCAGCAAGTCCGCCGGCGACGGCATTCGCAAGCTCCGGATTCCGCGTTTCCTCAGGCGATTCTCCCGGCGTGTGGCACAGCCGCCTGTGGACGGTATAGAATACGGCGTTCCCGTATTTCGACGCGATGCCGTCCCGATCTGCCCACCGACCGCCTCAGGAGCAAACTCGTGCCCGCACTTCGAATCCGATTCACTTCGATCTCAATCGTACTTGCCATCGCTGCTCTGACAACCGCATCGCTGGCCGACGACCCGGCGAAATCACCGGCAGCGAAGTCATCCGAAGAATCCCCGAAGGCTGACAAAGACGGCTGGAAGCCTTTGTTCAACGGCAAGGACCTGACCGACTGGAAGTCGACGAACTTCGGTGGCGAAGGCGAAGTCTACGTCGAAAACGGTGACGTTGTGATTACTCCGGGAGTCGACCTGTCGGGAATCACGAGTACGCGCAGGGATATTCCGAAGTCCAACTACGAAATCGAATTTGAGGCTCAGCGGGCCGAAGGCAACGATTTTTTTGCCGGCCTGACGTTTCCCGTCAAGGACGAGTTCTGTTCGCTGATTCTTGGCGGCTGGGGCGGCGGTGTCTGCGGGCTTTCGAGTCTTGATCGCCTTGACGCGTCCGAAAACGACACGACCAGCTACCGTTCGTTTACGCGAGGCCAGTGGTACAAAGTTCGACTGAAGGTCACCGACGATCGCATCGACGCATGGATCGATGACATGCAGATCGTGGATGTTGAGCTGAAGAACTACAGCAGGATCAGCGTCCGATTCGAAGTCGAACGCAGCCAGCCGCTGGGATTCGCAACGTATCAGACAACCGCGCGGATTCGGAATGCCAGGATGCGAGTCCTGCCGAAGGACGAACCGACGCCGCAGCCTTCGGAGAAATAATCCCGCACGTTGTCAGCGACGGCACGCGACAGCGATCCGGAGTTCGCCCCGGTGAATCATCCCGCTACGAAGATCAATCGGATTTCCTTCCATGCCTTTGAATCTCATTCGAAACAGCGCCTTCCTGCTGGTGATGGCTTCCGTATCCTGCAGTTCGGCGTTAGCGGACCGCGTTTCCTCCAACAGTCTGCTGTGCATCAGTCACGATGATTCGCTGATCGCATGCTCCAACCGTGACAGCCGCAGTGTTTCAATCTTCACGAGACGCGATCTGAAACGCACGTTTGAAGTGGAAGTCGGACTGCACCCGGAAGGCACGACGTTTATCGGCGGCACACATCTGGTCGCGTGCTGCGTCTACGGCGACGACCGGATTGTTGTGATTGACGCGGATTCCGGAAAAATCGTGCATCGCATCGACGTGTTTGACGAACCGTACGGCATCGTAACGTCCGGTGACGGCGGGCATCTGTTTGCGACGCTGGAATATCCCGGCCAGGTGATCCGGATCGACACAAAGTCGTGGCAGGTCGACGGCGAATGGAACGTTGGCCGGATGCTGCGAGGAATCGCGGTGGCTTCTGACCAGAAGAGCCTGTTCGTCACCGAATACCTGACGGCACACCTGCTGCAGATTTCCGCCGAAGACGGTTCACTGCTGCGTCGCTGGGACGCCAGTGAGACCGAAAACATCTGCCGGCAGGTGACTTTGCATCCCACGCTGCCGAAAGCCTATCTGCCGCACATTCGATCGAAAGTCACGGCCGCTCACGGCAACGGATCGATCTTTCCGTATGTCACCGCCGTTACTTTGACGCAGGACGAAAATTCGCGACGGATGCGAATTCCCATGGACAGCTTTCGAGGAGCCCGGGTGGTGGCGAATCCCTGGGAAGTCGAATTGTCTCCCGACGGCAGTAGAGCCTACGTCATCTTCGGCGCGACGAATGACATGTTTGTCGCCGGCGTGGTCGATGACGACTACACAGAGATCAAGTACCAGTCAGCCGTATCGCTGGGAAGCAATCCGCGAGCGGTCCGGGCGTCGGCCGACGGAAAGTCGTTCTACGTTTACAACGCTCTGGATTTTGAACTTGTGGAATTCGACGCCACGACGCTGAAACCGGCTCGCACAGTCAGCGTCACTGACCATCCGCTGCCGGAACCGCTGCGAACCGGCAAGGCTCTGTTCTACACCGCGCTGCAGCCGATGTCGGGCCGACAGTGGATTGCGTGTTCGAGTTGCCATATCGACGGTGACGCCGACGGCCGCACATGGCAGCAGCCCGAAGGACTCCGGCAGACTCAGCCGCTGACAGGTCTGGCGTGGACGCATCCACTGCACTGGTCGGCCGATCGTGACGAAGTTCAGGACTTCGAACATACGATCCAGGGCAAGCTCATGCAGGGGCGCGGCTTCGTTCGCGACGCACTGCCGGGCGCGCTGGACGAACCGATCGCCGGTCGCAGCGAACTTCTCGACGCGATCGCCGTCTACACGAACTCTCACGAATTCACGCTCAGTCCGCATTCAAAGCATGGTTTGTCAGACGCCGCCAAACGCGGCCGAGACATCTTTCTGTCCGAAACCACGAAATGCGCGACCTGCCATTCCGGGCCGTTCTACTCGGATTCACGGATTGGCAAACCCAAAGATTTCGTACTGCACGATGTCGGCACGGGTAACGACGATGCGTCCGAACTGATGGGACCGAAATACGAGACTCCGACACTGCTGGGCATCTATCGCTCAGCGCCGTATCTGCACCACGGCAGGGCGGCAACTCTGAAGGATGTCCTGACGACGGAGAACTCTGAAGACAAGCACGGCGTCACCAGTCAGCTTGACGATCAGCAGATTGACGATCTTGTGGAGTTCCTGAAGGCTCTGCCCTACGAAGATCCGGTCCCCGCCGCCAAAGCCGCCGGTCTGCCGAAAGTCACCGGCCTATAAGCAAACACCCTCCGCCATTCCCACGGAGGCGGGAACCCGACGACTGCGTCTGTCGCGACGAATTGGCCACAGATTTCACAGATGGACACAGATTTTCCGCCCCTGTCCACCGCACCGCACGAGCATGTCATCTGTGTGAATCTGCGAAATCTGTGGACATGGATTTCCGTCCGCGCAATCTCCAATCGCCCCGCCATTCCCACGGAGGCGGAACCCGGCGACTGCGTCTGTCGCGATGAATTGGCCACAGATTTCACCGATGGACACAGATTCTGTGTTCGCCCGTGCACAGCGGCCGCAGGAGCATGTCATCTGTGTGAATCTGAATAATCTGTGGACAAAAACTTCCCTCGCTCGCACCGCGCTCCGCTTCGCGCGTCAACTCGGTGGATGGCCTTGCCGGAATCGAGCACAATATCGGCGGTCTCGTTTTCTGGTCCCGTCAAAGGTCGTCGCCGCGTGAGTACCGGTTCTCATTACACTGTTCTGGCTCGTCGTTTTCGTCCGCAGGCATTTGACGATGTTGTCGGTCAGGAGCACGTTTCGAAAGCGCTGCGGAACGCCATTCGGGCGGGCCGGGTGGCTCACGCGTATCTGTTCACCGGCGCTCGTGGCGTGGGAAAGACGTCGACCGCGCGGATTCTTGCCAAGGCACTGAATTGTCCAAACGCGAAGGACGGAGTGCCGTGCAACAACTGCGAAATCTGCGACGGCGTGTCAGCCGGCAACGATGTGGACGTGATGGAGATCGACGGAGCCTCCAACACGGGCGTCGACAACATTCGTTCGCTGCGCGCCAACGTGGGTGTGCGGTCCATGCGGGCGGAGTTCAAGATCTACATCATCGACGAAGTTCACATGCTGTCGACGGCTGCGTTCAATGCGCTGCTGAAGACGCTGGAAGAACCGCCGCCGAACGTGAAGTTTGTGTTCTGCACGACGGAGCCGCAGAAGGTACCGGACACCATCCTGTCGCGGTGCCAGAGATTTGACTTCAGCGCGATCAATGACCAGTCCATCGCCGACCGCCTGAAGGAAATCGCGACGGCCGAAGGCTTCGACGTGGCTGACGAAGCGGTCGAACTGGTGGCTCGCCGCGCGCGAGGTTCGATGCGGGACAGTCAGTCGTTGTTCGACCAGTTGCTTGCGTTCAGCGAAGGCTCCGTGACCGCAGAAGACGTGCATCGAATGCTGGGGACGGCCAGCGATGACCTGTTGATTTCGCTGTTCGCGGCGGTCGTGGAACACCGGCCGGGAGAAGTGCTGACTCTGTTGGAATCCGCGCTTAACGCGGGCGTCCAGGCCGGCGAACTGCTCGATCAGTGCATCGGCTATGTGCGTGATCTGATGGTGCTGCTCAGCGGGGGAGTTCACGTGCCGCTGTGCAGCGTCGCGTCCGCTCGCCGCGACGAACTGCAGACTCACGGCAACGCGATGTCGATGCCGAACGTGCTGGCGGCGTTTCAGATTTTGTCCGAAGCCAAGTCCCGCATGTTTCGCAGCACATTTTCCAGAGTCGTTCTGGAAATGGCGATGGTGCAACTGACGCTGCTGGAGAATCTCTCGGCGCTCAGCAGCCTGCTGTCCGGCGAACTGCCCGGTATTCCCGCAGCGGTCGCCGGCACAGTTGCGGATTCCGGTTCGAATTCCCCGGAAAAAAAAACTCCTGAGTTTGCCGGACAAGCAGCGGAACCTGCCGACGGCACGCGGTCTCCGTCGCCGAAAATCGAATTCTGTCAGCAGAACGTGAATCAGATTCTGACGGAACTGATTGCGGAATCCGGTCTTCAGCTCGGCGGCGCGCTGAAGGAAGCCGCCGCTTCGATTTCGCTGCCGAATCGTCTGGAGCTGTCGATCGGCTCCTCCTATAGTTCCCGCCGAAGAATTCTGGAACAACCGGAAACGCGGACAACGATCGTTTCGCTTGTGGAACGGCTGACCGGAATCGAGCCGGTTGTCAGCATTGTGGTTGTTGACGATCGAACGGACGCGGCATCGCCTTCGTCCGAACCAGCGCCGGTTAAGACAGCGGAACGAATTGCGGAACCGTCAGCCTCAAAGTCGGGAAGACCAGCGGTCGCTCGAACAAAATCGTCGCCGGTGCGACGCAGAGACGACATTGATCCGGAAAAGGATGCTTTCGTGCAGCAGGTGGTTGATGTTTTTGGAGCGACAGTTGTGCAGGTGGTGGATGCTCCGGCACGCTCCGGCACGGCTGCGGAGGCCGATGACTGACTGTTCACGCAGAAGCCGGACGTTCCGGCATTGCTGCCGAAATCCGCATTCCGTCGATGGCGATGTCGAAGCGTCCGGGCCTCATGGGCTTGCCCACGATGATGCGTCATACGAACCTTCGAGCGAGCGACGTCTTTGGAGTGCGGCGGCTGGTCGCCGCGTTCCTTTCCACTCAGTCGCCGATCGCAGGTAAATCGAACAACCGATCGGTAGTCGAAAATCGCTCGACGACCACAGCGATGCTGAACCATCGTACTCCGGACGATCGCCCGGATATGGACTAACTGAAAGGAGAAGCCATTGTGCTGAAGGGACTTGGAAACCTGGCGTCGATCATGAAGAACGCGCAGGAAATGCAGAGCCGAATGAAGGAGGCACGGGAGAAGATCGGTGAGCTTCGTGTCGAAGGGATCGCCGGCGGAGGCATGGTCAGAGTTCAGGCCAGCGGCGAAATGACGATTCTGAACGTCCAGATCGATTCGTCGCTGCTGGAAACTCAGGACGGCGAGATGATTGAGGAACTTGTCGTGGCCGCCACCAATCAGGCGCTGCAGAAGGCGAAGGACGCCGCGGCTCAGGCCATGACGGACGTCGCCGGAGGCATGGATATTCCGGGGCTGGGCGACGCCCTGTCGAAACTCGGACTGGGCGGACCGTAGCCGCGGAACCGGTATCGGCGCATGAGACGATGTCGATCGGCGGCTTGGCTCCGCAGGTTCGGTATCGCCGCAATCGCAAGTCCAGAGATTCGTTGCCGCATGTGTGGTGCGCACAGAAAGTTGAATCAGACTCGAAATTCATGAAATCCGATTTCTCGACAGACCATCCCTACGGTGCCAGCGTCGGCAAACTGATCGACGAATTCGGCCGCCTTCCCGGCATCGGAAAGAAGACGGCGGAGCGGCTTGCCAATCATGTCCTGTCGTGCCCTCGGGAAGAAGCGTATGCGCTGGCGGACGCCATTCGTGCCGTGAAAACTTCCGTCCGGCGGTGTTCGGTCTGTTTCAATCTGACGGAATCTGAGGTCTGCGCGATCTGCTCCGACCCGCGCCGTGATCGTCATGTCATCTGCGTTGTAGAGCAGCCGCGTGACGTTGTCGCTCTGGAATCCAGCGGCGCCTATCAGGGGCTGTATCACGTGCTCGGCGGCAGGATTGCGCCGCTGGAAGGCATCGGTCCGGAGGACCTGACGATTCACCAGCTTGTGAAGCGCATTCGCAAAGATGGAGTCACCGAACTGGTGATGGCCACGAATCCCACGCTGGAGGGCGACGGGACGGCGTTGTTCATCACGAATCTGCTGCAGAATGACAACGTCAAAGTCACGCGACTGGCTCGGGGCATCGCATCCGGCAGTGTTCTGGAGTTCGCAAACCGCGAAATGCTGGCTGACGCTCTGCGGGGACGACAGTCCTTCTGACACTGCGATTTTTCGTGGGATTTTTCTGGACATTTTGGAAATCCAGGTCGGCGATGTTTGTTGGCACTCTGTTTGCTCATGGCGGCCGATTTTAGACTACAATGCAAACGTGCCGCCCCGGATGGCGGGCTGATTTCGACGCATAAGCCTGGCGACCAGCATGCACCTGAATATCTCGCAGCAGATGAAAATGAGTCAGCAGATGAAGCTGGCTCCGCGGATGATCCAGTCAATGGAGATTCTGCAACTGAACATGATGGCACTGAACGAACGTATCGAGCAGGAGCTGGTCGAGAACGTCACTCTGGAAGTCGTCAACAAAGATCGAGACGCGCCCGTCGATGAAGCCGACCGCGTTCTCACCCCCGACGATCCTCGCGAAGCACGAGAACTGAAGAAGGACGTTGAGGAACGGGAGCTGGTCGCCGGCAACGACACCAACAACGAGTCGGACTTCGAACGCCTGCTGGAGATCTCCTCCGAATGGCCCGAAGACAACGTGGGTTTCGGCGGGTCGAAGCCATCGTCAAATCAGATCGGCGACGACGCTGACCGTCAGCACGACGCCATGGCCAACATGACCGCGCGTCCTCAGTCGCTGCACGAGTACCTGCTGGAACAGTTCACATTCTTTTCCATCGACGACACGAAGCGGCAGTTCGGCGAATACCTGATTCAGCATCTGGATCACAACGGACGACTTCAAAGTCTGCTGCCGGAAATCGCGCAGCAGTTCAATCGCGTCTACGATGCGGCGATCACTCACGAACAGGCGGAAGACGTGCTGAGCATGATTCAGCATCTGGACCCGCCGGGCGTCGGAGCCCGCGACCACAAGGAAATGCTGCTGCTGCAGATCGAAGATCACATGCCCTTTCATGAGGTCATGGAAGTTCTGGTCCGCGACCATCTGGAAGACATCGCCTTCAACCGCCTGCCGGTCATTCAAAAGGCGACCGGCTACAGCATCGATATGATCAAGGTCGGCATCGAACAGATTCAGACGCTGAATCCTTATCCCGGTCGCGGTTTCGAACAGCGTCCGGTGCAGCGGGTGACTCCGGATCTGGCGGTGGAAAAGGATTCCGACGGCAAATACATCGTGCGACTGCTGGATGAGTACGTTCCGGAGCTGCGGATCAGTCCCCGGTATGCTCGGATGCTGAAGGAAAACCCGACTCAGGAAACTCGCGACTGGATCAAGAAGAAGGTCGAATCCGCTCGCTGGCTGATTGAATCCATCGAACAGCGGTACAGCACACTGAAGAAGGTCGCTCAGGAAATCGTCGACCACCAGCAGGACTTTCTTGATCTGGGCCCGGAACACATCGCGCCGCTGAAGATGCAACAGATCGCGGACCGCGTGGGTGTTCACGTCACGACTGTTTCCCGGGCGGTGGACGAAAAGTGGATCCAGACACCGCGCGGTTTGTTTCCGCTGAAGCGCTTCTTCGGCGGCGGTACTCAGACGGCGGACGGCGAAGAAGTGGCGTGGGACACGATCCGTATCAAGCTGCAGGAACTGATCGACGGCGAAGATAAGAGCAAACCGCTGAGCGACGATGCTCTGGTGGAAGCGCTGGCCGGTCAGGGTCTGACACTGGCTCGCCGCACGATCACGAAGTACCGCAAGCAAATGGGAATTCCCAGCAGCCGCCAGCGCCGGGAATACTGATCGTCCGGGCGGTCAGGCTTCCGGGAATACGAGCGGCCACGTCAAGTCCGGTCGGCTTACAAATGCTGCCAGCCGGTGACCTGCAGCGGTGAGCGGTCACCCGTTTCCGTGATGACATGCAGTCCGGGCTCCTGAGTCACGTTCCCGATCACGTGACAGCCGACGTCGGCAGGCGCGCTTTCGATCAGGCTCAAATCCGCCGGCGAGACCGCCAGCAGCAGTTCGAAGTCTTCACCATCACTGAATGCACGTCGCAATCGGTCGTCGAACGGCAGGTCAGCACTGACATCCGGATGAATCGGAATCCGGTTCGTCCGCAGGATTGCTCCCGTGCCGCTGGCTTCCATCATTCGCGAAAGATCGATGGACAATCCGTCGCTGACGTCGATCATCGAATGGATGGCAACGTTGTTCACCAGCCATTCGGCCATTGCCAGCCGCGGTTCAAATGTCAAATGACGGTCGGTCGTCAGACTTCCACCCAGCGGTCCCGTGACAATCAGCACGTCTCCCGGCTTCGCGCCGGAACGCAGCACGGGGTTCGCAGCCATGGGAACTCCTGTCAGGCAGACGTTGATCGCAAATGGACCGTCCCAGGAATTCGTGTCGCCGCCAGCCACGCAGAAGCCATACCGATTGGCCAGCGCGGCGATTCCTTCATAAAGACTGTTCAGGAATTCGTCGGGCGAAGTCAGAGACCTGGGCACGGCCAGTGACAGAAACGCCGACGTCGGCCGACACGCCATCGCCGCCAGGTCACTGAGGTTCACCGCGACCGATTTGCGTCCGGCAAGGCCGGGCGACGTGTGCTTCAAATCGAAGTGAACGCCGTCGAGCAGCATGTCGGTGACAATGATCTGCTGAGTGGCATTGGAACAGTCGATCACAGCTCCGTCGTCGCCGATACCAATCTGCACGGGCGGACGTTCGGGAAACCGCTTTGCCAGTTGGCGAATGAATTCACGTTCCGATGTCATGTGTGTCAGTTTAACGACTTCCAGCGTGTGCGGCGTGCCGCACCGCGACCGCTGCTATAGTCCGTTCCGCCGGGAGCACACGGGTGATACGACGCCGCGGCGTGAAACGGTTCCCTTGATTTAGTGAAAACACACGAATGATCGAATCACTGACAGCCGTTCTGCTTCGCTGCGGCGTGGAACTTTCGGACGAGTCCGTCGCACTGCTGGACCAGTACTGCGAGCGGTTATGGGACTGGAACAGGAAGCTGAACCTGACTCGCCACACGGATCCGGAAGCGTTCGTGACGCGCGACCTGCTGGATACTCAGCAGCTTGCCGAACACATCGCGAGCGGAGAAACGGTGCTGGACATCGGGTCGGGAGGCGGTGTTCCCGGCGTTCCGATGGCCATCCTGCGGCCGGATCTGTGCATCACTCTTGCGGAAAGCAGCGGTCGCAAGGCGGCAGCCTTGAAGGCGATCCTTGGCGATCTGAAGCTTGCAATTCCCGTACTTGCCGAACGCGGCGAAGACATCCTGAAAACTCGAACGTTCGACACCGCGACGGCGCGAGCGGTGGCTCCGCTGAAGAAACTGCTGCCGCTTCTGAGGCCCGTGAGAAACTCCTTTGGGAAATTACTGCTGATCAAGGGCCCAAACTGGGTTTCGGAGCGTAAAGAAGCAGAAGCCGGCAAGCACCTGCGCGGCTTTACGATTGATGTCCTGGCGGAATATGCAACTCCCGGTCGCGACGGCAGGAGCGTCATATTGCAGATCGTCGGCGGGAAGTCGTAGCCGCCGCGTTCGTGATATCGGTCGCCGACAGGGACGGCAAACAGCACCGTCGACAGGACCGCTGATCGACAAGCGCAGCGCTGCGGTAGTCCTTCGCGGAACTCAGCCGATGTTGGTTTCCAGAAACCGGGCCAAAGTGTGGAAGTCGCTTCCCGGTGGAATAAAGCGAACAACGGTGACCAGAGTTTCCGGGTCGACAAGGTTTTCGAACGGAACGTAGTGCAGGTCCAGTTGGCCCGACACGGACACCATCACGCCGTTGTGTTCTTCTTCGCACAAAGCCCGGTAGGCTCCGACGCCCAGTTGACTGCCCAGCATCACGTCGAAGGCATGCGGCCGGGCACAGCGGGATTCGTAGCCGAGCTGCAGACCGGTGACCTTTCGATCGACGCCGGTTCGCTTTTTGAATTCCGCCTTCACGCGTTTGGCGAACATTTTTCCGAGATCGACGTGAGCGACGGAAATGTGTCCGTGCTCGTCACGAGGCACGTCCTTCAGAGCGTCATCGGACAGGAATTCCGCCAGCCCTTCGGCCAGGACGATGACGCCGTAATCCTTGCCCTGTTTTTCGCTGCGGTACTTCATGACGCGGACGATCTTGTCGACGACCTTGTCAATATCCATGACCTTCCGTTCGGGAGTCGACTCGTGTGACGCATAGCGCTCGTCGATATCCTCCACGCTCAGAACCAGGCTGGCTTCGCCGGCGATCGCGGCTCCGTAGGCCAGCCAGCCGGCGCTGCGTCCCATGCTTTCGACAACGAAGTAGGCTCGCGACGCTTCCGCATCCGCGTGCAGATTGCGGATTTCCGTGCCCAGAGTTTCCACGGCGGTGAAATACCCGAACGTGAAGTCGATTCCCATGTAGTCGTTGTCGATCGTCTTCGGAACGTGGACCACGGGAATCTGCTTGCTGCCGGCCGGCAGACGATCCTGAAACATCTTCAGCTTGTTGGCTGTCTTCAGCGTGTCGTCTCCGCCGATGGAAACCAGTGCGTCGACACCCAGCGAACAAAGGCCGTCGTAGACTCGCTTCAGCGGAGCCGACTTTTCCGGATCCTGCAGGTCCGCGGGACTGGTGACGTGTTTTCCGGGATTGGCCCGCGCCGTTCCGATCAGAATGCCCTGCTTGCTGCGAGTCCGGCGGAGCATGACTTCGTGCAGATTGATGTAGTCGATGCCTTCGCGCAGCGGATTCTCGGGCGTGTAATCCGTCAGGCTGGAGTAGCCGTACTTGATACCGACGACTTCGATACCGTTGTTAAGACACGAAATCGCGCACGTCGAAATGACTGCGTTGGCGGCCGGAGCCGGACCGCCGGCAAACAACAGAGCAACTTTTTTGATAGCGTGAGTCATAGCTTTGAATACCACAGCGTAAGTGACATCAGGAAGTGGGCTGTCAAATTTCATCAGCCCGAAAAATGAACCGATCACCGAACAACTTCCGGCGGAGCTGTGCCGCTGCACAGCCGGGAAGGCCATTTGGGTCCGTTTAGGCGATCGCAGGACGAGTCATGGCCGGCCCGCTTTAACGGCAGTCATCGGCTTCCGGCGGCAACTACCACGTGCGTTCGACAAACGTGGTATCGACTGTGCCGTCAACGAATGCCGAATGATTAAACATCTTCTTTGCCAGCGGCAGTGTCGTGTGAACGCCTTCCACGACAAATTCAC
Protein-coding sequences here:
- the rsmG gene encoding 16S rRNA (guanine(527)-N(7))-methyltransferase RsmG; protein product: MIESLTAVLLRCGVELSDESVALLDQYCERLWDWNRKLNLTRHTDPEAFVTRDLLDTQQLAEHIASGETVLDIGSGGGVPGVPMAILRPDLCITLAESSGRKAAALKAILGDLKLAIPVLAERGEDILKTRTFDTATARAVAPLKKLLPLLRPVRNSFGKLLLIKGPNWVSERKEAEAGKHLRGFTIDVLAEYATPGRDGRSVILQIVGGKS
- a CDS encoding 6-phosphofructokinase; translated protein: MTHAIKKVALLFAGGPAPAANAVISTCAISCLNNGIEVVGIKYGYSSLTDYTPENPLREGIDYINLHEVMLRRTRSKQGILIGTARANPGKHVTSPADLQDPEKSAPLKRVYDGLCSLGVDALVSIGGDDTLKTANKLKMFQDRLPAGSKQIPVVHVPKTIDNDYMGIDFTFGYFTAVETLGTEIRNLHADAEASRAYFVVESMGRSAGWLAYGAAIAGEASLVLSVEDIDERYASHESTPERKVMDIDKVVDKIVRVMKYRSEKQGKDYGVIVLAEGLAEFLSDDALKDVPRDEHGHISVAHVDLGKMFAKRVKAEFKKRTGVDRKVTGLQLGYESRCARPHAFDVMLGSQLGVGAYRALCEEEHNGVMVSVSGQLDLHYVPFENLVDPETLVTVVRFIPPGSDFHTLARFLETNIG